In the genome of Gordonia rubripertincta, one region contains:
- a CDS encoding HNH endonuclease has product MAFGEPSAPQPLLLDQYERLHALLDEISATASTECSDTDLLKVAMEHERAERRMLTSFAAHIIDIDERSAYRKAGCQTVTNFVTSVLNRSGEANRLLNRVWAIGKFPDMQGEALDPRFTETAKGVADGEISGRNVDVIVEVMKKIPAAVDSADREAAEATLAHYAREYDPASLRELGARILAHLDPDGTLTDDRDRARMRGMRLGPQDAQLMSTLTATLDPKTRAMLDVVLAVWAAPGMNNPDDPASPVGDPGRADPDALAAAVERDDRSAAKRNHDAFSALLRCVLDGGALGGSHHGLPPHVIVTITESALREQAGAPARTATGALLPIKDAVELAAESQQHLEVFRDHTSEVLYLGRAKRLASRAQRIAAVGRDGGCTCPRCTRSSFDSELHHVLEWTADDGPTDIDNMTTACGPHNRAVGRGEDQWTTTIVTDGPDSGRAVWHPPTSHPDQTPRVNRAHRTDEVFALMRADARRRRLDGRGETETSGTTDTGADPP; this is encoded by the coding sequence ATGGCTTTCGGCGAGCCATCTGCACCACAACCACTTCTTCTCGACCAGTACGAGCGTCTACACGCGCTGCTGGATGAGATCAGCGCGACGGCGTCCACCGAGTGCTCCGACACGGACCTGCTCAAGGTCGCGATGGAGCACGAACGCGCCGAGCGTCGTATGCTCACCTCGTTCGCCGCCCACATCATCGACATCGACGAACGCTCCGCATACCGGAAAGCCGGCTGCCAGACCGTCACCAACTTTGTCACCAGCGTGCTCAACCGCAGCGGGGAGGCCAATCGGCTGCTGAACCGCGTGTGGGCGATCGGCAAGTTCCCCGACATGCAGGGCGAGGCGCTAGATCCCAGGTTCACGGAAACTGCCAAAGGTGTTGCCGACGGCGAGATCTCAGGACGAAACGTCGACGTCATCGTCGAGGTGATGAAAAAGATCCCAGCCGCAGTGGACTCGGCCGACCGTGAAGCCGCCGAGGCGACGCTTGCCCATTACGCCCGCGAGTACGACCCGGCCTCGCTACGCGAACTCGGCGCACGCATCCTCGCCCACCTCGACCCTGACGGGACATTGACAGACGACCGCGACCGCGCCCGGATGCGCGGTATGCGACTCGGTCCGCAGGACGCCCAGCTGATGTCCACGCTGACGGCCACCCTCGATCCCAAGACCCGAGCCATGCTCGACGTCGTGCTGGCCGTGTGGGCAGCGCCGGGCATGAACAACCCAGACGACCCCGCGTCACCCGTCGGAGATCCCGGCCGTGCTGATCCCGATGCCCTCGCGGCTGCGGTCGAACGCGACGACCGGTCGGCCGCGAAACGCAACCACGACGCTTTCAGTGCGCTGCTGCGCTGTGTCCTCGACGGAGGCGCGCTCGGCGGTTCTCATCATGGACTGCCGCCACACGTCATCGTGACGATCACCGAATCGGCGCTACGCGAGCAGGCCGGGGCTCCCGCGCGCACCGCGACGGGCGCGCTGCTTCCGATCAAGGACGCCGTCGAACTCGCCGCAGAGTCGCAGCAGCACCTCGAGGTGTTCCGCGACCACACCAGCGAGGTCCTCTACCTCGGACGAGCCAAGCGCCTGGCATCCCGGGCCCAGCGGATCGCCGCGGTGGGTCGCGATGGTGGCTGCACGTGTCCACGTTGCACGCGATCGTCCTTCGACTCCGAACTCCACCACGTGCTCGAATGGACGGCCGACGACGGTCCCACCGATATCGACAACATGACCACCGCGTGCGGACCCCACAACCGTGCAGTCGGCCGCGGCGAGGACCAGTGGACCACGACGATCGTCACCGATGGGCCCGACTCAGGACGTGCTGTCTGGCACCCGCCGACATCGCACCCCGACCAGACTCCGCGGGTCAACCGGGCTCATCGCACCGATGAGGTGTTCGCTCTGATGCGAGCCGACGCCCGACGGCGCCGGTTGGACGGTCGCGGGGAGACCGAAACCTCCGGGACGACGGACACCGGCGCAGACCCACCCTGA
- a CDS encoding LysR family substrate-binding domain-containing protein, with amino-acid sequence MVVTTPDRAGESGASTFRLAYVPGVTPGKWVRIWEERQPDVPLELVALEVAECAGEIARGNVQMAITRLPGALRRGEAGPHHTIELYDETTVVVVPKDHVLTAGDELTLADLADEQFLWPLDEPTAGFDDPAVRPGTAVEHRPETTGAAIELVAAGIGVLLVPQSLARLHHRKDLVYRPLTDAPTSTVGLLWPAPTAELADEFIGIVRGRKATSSRGQSEPVPKRSAKEKAAAKRAAREAAGKVPGKSARKKPGVRPKRR; translated from the coding sequence TTGGTCGTGACCACACCCGACCGGGCAGGCGAATCCGGGGCTTCGACGTTCCGACTGGCGTACGTCCCCGGCGTGACCCCCGGCAAGTGGGTCCGTATCTGGGAGGAACGGCAGCCCGACGTCCCGCTGGAACTCGTCGCCCTCGAAGTCGCCGAGTGCGCGGGCGAAATCGCCCGGGGGAACGTGCAGATGGCGATCACGCGTCTGCCCGGCGCCCTGCGACGCGGCGAGGCCGGTCCGCACCACACGATCGAACTGTACGACGAGACCACCGTCGTCGTGGTTCCCAAAGATCATGTGCTCACCGCGGGTGACGAGCTGACCCTCGCCGACCTCGCCGACGAGCAGTTCCTGTGGCCGCTCGACGAGCCGACGGCGGGCTTCGATGACCCTGCCGTCCGCCCCGGTACCGCCGTCGAGCACCGCCCGGAAACCACCGGCGCCGCAATCGAACTCGTCGCCGCCGGCATCGGTGTCCTTCTGGTGCCCCAGTCGCTGGCGCGGCTGCACCACCGCAAGGATCTCGTCTACCGTCCGCTCACCGACGCGCCGACCAGCACCGTCGGCCTGCTGTGGCCGGCCCCCACCGCCGAGCTCGCCGACGAGTTCATCGGGATCGTGCGTGGCCGCAAGGCGACGTCGTCGAGGGGGCAGTCCGAACCCGTGCCGAAACGCTCGGCCAAGGAGAAGGCCGCCGCGAAGCGTGCTGCGCGAGAAGCCGCGGGCAAGGTCCCGGGGAAGAGTGCCCGGAAGAAGCCCGGGGTGCGGCCGAAGCGTCGATGA
- a CDS encoding TetR/AcrR family transcriptional regulator produces the protein MSPAKPRSRTSAAEVRSSLIRAGRTILERDGEAGLTVRAVAAEAKVAPMGVYNHFDGRDGLLDALVTDGYAELGRAVAATDDDSSTRLRSSGRGYRRFATSSPVVYGLMFSARCTPELEVAAHAFEVLVDVIRYGQVAGVIATGDPTTLAMQTWSAVHGAISLELMGALPPNVDADTNYENVLDFIARGLRAQPAE, from the coding sequence ATGTCTCCCGCGAAGCCGCGCAGCCGAACCTCTGCCGCCGAAGTCCGGTCCTCCCTCATCCGCGCCGGCCGCACGATCCTCGAACGGGACGGCGAGGCGGGGCTGACGGTGCGGGCGGTGGCAGCGGAGGCGAAGGTCGCGCCGATGGGCGTCTACAACCATTTCGACGGCCGCGACGGGCTGCTGGATGCGCTGGTCACCGACGGTTACGCCGAACTGGGCCGCGCGGTGGCCGCCACCGACGACGATTCGTCCACGCGCCTGCGGAGCTCGGGGCGCGGGTATCGTCGCTTCGCCACGTCGAGTCCGGTCGTCTACGGACTGATGTTCTCCGCCCGGTGCACGCCCGAGCTCGAGGTTGCGGCTCACGCCTTCGAGGTACTGGTCGACGTCATCCGCTACGGCCAGGTCGCGGGTGTGATCGCGACGGGCGACCCGACGACGCTCGCGATGCAGACCTGGTCGGCGGTACACGGGGCGATCAGCCTGGAGCTCATGGGCGCGCTGCCGCCGAACGTCGATGCCGACACGAACTACGAGAACGTCCTCGACTTCATCGCGCGCGGTCTGCGGGCACAGCCCGCCGAGTGA
- a CDS encoding DHA2 family efflux MFS transporter permease subunit, which produces MRTGRMGSRWWALGALSFAELLVMIDNTIVNVALPTLARDLDAGISGLQWIVDAYTLVFAGLLLTGGYLGDRFGHRRMLLTGVIGFMAVSILAASAQNLGQLIASRGGLGLFAALVFPATLAIITTIFVDAKERAMAVGIWAAVSGVAVAIGPVMGGWLLEHFSWTSVFWVNVPFGLAALAVILAVVPGTRPSAVPRFDAVGVGLSVAGLGLLTYTLIEAPHAGWGEIRTVLGIVAALAILTVFVVTQLRIAHPILDVRLFANRHFATAAGMISVAFFALFGFIFLITQFFQAVKGYGPLAAGVRTLPFAIVMAVLSPVAMVLSHRFGARYVAVTGAFLMSGGFALVELSSRTSGYWELIIWAMSLMAAGLAFISGPCTQLIMDALRPEQAGAGSAVNDTTREIGGTLGVAVLGSILTSAYVAGIGDRLSGSGLPREVVATAEQSVMAGVEVAGRVPAAMSDTVRAAVQEVFMDGLHNAVWAAVAITAAAGVAAVFLLRGTVAGRQAPPSQAPDTPQGAVVARPQRDASEVEREIPAGTA; this is translated from the coding sequence ATGCGTACTGGACGTATGGGCTCACGCTGGTGGGCGCTCGGCGCCCTCAGCTTTGCCGAACTGCTGGTCATGATCGACAACACGATCGTCAACGTCGCCCTGCCGACGCTGGCCCGCGACCTCGACGCCGGGATCTCCGGCCTGCAATGGATCGTGGACGCGTACACCCTCGTCTTCGCCGGCCTCCTCCTGACCGGCGGCTATCTGGGCGACCGGTTCGGCCACCGGCGGATGCTCCTCACCGGGGTCATCGGCTTCATGGCGGTGTCGATCCTCGCTGCGTCGGCGCAAAACCTCGGACAGCTCATCGCTTCCCGCGGCGGCCTCGGGCTCTTTGCGGCGCTTGTGTTCCCGGCGACGCTGGCGATCATCACGACGATCTTCGTCGACGCCAAGGAGCGGGCGATGGCCGTCGGCATCTGGGCAGCAGTCTCGGGTGTCGCCGTCGCCATAGGTCCTGTGATGGGTGGCTGGCTGCTCGAACACTTCTCGTGGACGTCGGTGTTCTGGGTCAACGTCCCGTTCGGGCTGGCCGCGCTCGCCGTGATCCTCGCGGTCGTGCCCGGTACCCGACCATCGGCGGTGCCCCGATTCGACGCCGTCGGAGTGGGTCTCTCGGTCGCTGGTCTGGGGTTGCTCACGTACACCCTGATCGAAGCACCGCACGCCGGTTGGGGTGAGATCCGCACGGTCCTCGGAATCGTTGCTGCTCTGGCGATTCTGACCGTGTTCGTGGTGACCCAGCTCCGTATCGCCCATCCCATCCTCGACGTGCGGCTGTTCGCCAACCGGCACTTCGCCACCGCGGCCGGGATGATCAGCGTGGCGTTCTTCGCGCTCTTCGGGTTCATCTTCCTGATCACCCAGTTCTTCCAGGCGGTCAAGGGCTACGGACCGCTCGCCGCCGGCGTGCGGACCCTCCCGTTCGCCATCGTGATGGCGGTGCTGTCACCGGTGGCGATGGTTCTCTCGCACCGGTTCGGGGCGCGCTACGTCGCGGTGACGGGTGCCTTCCTGATGTCCGGCGGGTTCGCCCTCGTCGAATTGTCCTCGCGGACATCGGGATATTGGGAACTGATCATCTGGGCGATGTCGCTGATGGCCGCCGGCCTGGCGTTCATCTCGGGCCCGTGCACACAGCTCATCATGGATGCGCTCCGTCCGGAGCAGGCGGGTGCGGGCAGCGCGGTCAACGACACCACCCGCGAGATCGGCGGCACCCTCGGCGTCGCGGTGCTCGGTTCGATCCTGACCTCGGCCTATGTCGCCGGAATCGGGGATCGGCTGTCGGGCAGCGGATTACCGCGGGAGGTGGTCGCCACCGCGGAGCAATCGGTGATGGCCGGGGTCGAGGTCGCCGGCCGGGTGCCCGCCGCGATGAGCGACACGGTCCGTGCCGCGGTCCAGGAGGTGTTCATGGACGGCCTGCACAACGCGGTGTGGGCGGCGGTGGCCATCACCGCGGCAGCCGGTGTGGCAGCGGTGTTCCTGCTGCGCGGCACGGTTGCGGGGCGGCAGGCTCCCCCTTCGCAGGCTCCGGATACTCCCCAGGGAGCAGTGGTTGCGCGTCCGCAGAGAGATGCCTCAGAGGTCGAGCGTGAGATTCCCGCCGGCACTGCGTGA
- a CDS encoding PDR/VanB family oxidoreductase, with translation MNQRAHPHSTSLTQPPPHLYGRWHRDPILTVGTAFMRAWWPAWRPLSPLRPAPVNPGITQVRIVNREVVAHDENVIALTLAAAEGGMLPSWHAGAHVDVLLPSGRMREYSLCGDPTDREHYRIAVRRIPDGGGGSIEVHDALTIGEVVSIKGPRNAFPLAVPGHGSPARRLRFIAAGIGITPILPMLAVAERFGLDWSMIYTGRSADSIPFLDEVAKFGDRITIRTDDQHGLPTMSELVGPVPDSDADLAVYCCGPVPMLENLRRHLCDRADIELHYERFSPPPVENGSPFTVTLASTGARIPVAADESALAAIRRVMPSVPYSCQQGFCGTCKVRTLSGDIDHRDNILTEPEREAGTMLTCVSRSAGGNLTLDL, from the coding sequence ATGAACCAACGCGCACATCCACATTCGACGAGTCTGACGCAACCGCCCCCGCATCTCTACGGGCGGTGGCACCGTGATCCGATCCTCACGGTCGGCACCGCGTTCATGCGGGCGTGGTGGCCGGCGTGGCGCCCGTTGTCCCCGTTGAGGCCGGCACCGGTCAACCCTGGGATCACGCAGGTGCGCATCGTGAACCGCGAAGTGGTCGCACATGACGAGAACGTGATCGCCCTGACGCTGGCCGCTGCCGAGGGGGGCATGTTGCCGTCGTGGCACGCCGGCGCCCATGTCGACGTCTTGCTGCCGTCCGGGCGGATGCGGGAGTACTCGCTGTGCGGCGACCCCACCGATCGAGAGCACTACCGCATCGCGGTGCGTCGTATCCCCGACGGCGGTGGGGGTTCGATCGAGGTCCACGACGCCCTGACGATCGGGGAGGTGGTGTCGATCAAGGGTCCGCGCAACGCCTTTCCGCTCGCCGTTCCCGGTCACGGCTCCCCCGCCCGTCGGCTTCGGTTCATCGCCGCCGGGATCGGCATCACCCCGATCCTGCCGATGCTCGCGGTGGCGGAACGCTTCGGGTTGGACTGGTCGATGATCTACACCGGGCGCTCCGCGGACTCGATCCCGTTCCTCGACGAGGTCGCGAAGTTCGGCGACCGCATCACCATCCGGACCGACGACCAGCACGGACTCCCGACGATGTCGGAACTGGTCGGACCGGTCCCCGATTCCGACGCCGATCTCGCCGTGTACTGCTGCGGGCCGGTCCCGATGCTGGAGAACCTCCGCCGTCATCTCTGCGACCGCGCCGACATCGAACTGCACTACGAGCGCTTCAGTCCGCCACCGGTGGAGAACGGCTCACCGTTCACGGTGACGCTGGCGTCCACGGGCGCGCGGATACCGGTGGCCGCCGACGAGTCGGCGCTCGCGGCGATCCGGCGGGTGATGCCGTCGGTGCCGTACTCGTGTCAGCAAGGGTTCTGTGGCACCTGCAAGGTCAGGACGTTGTCCGGCGACATCGATCACCGCGACAACATCCTGACCGAACCCGAGCGCGAGGCCGGGACGATGCTGACCTGCGTCTCACGCAGTGCCGGCGGGAATCTCACGCTCGACCTCTGA
- the dcd gene encoding dCTP deaminase, which yields MLLSDRDIRSEIADGRLAIDPFDPALVQPSSVDVRLDSLFRVFNNTRYTHIDPAQRQDELTTLVQPTEGEPFVLHPGEFVLGSTLEVCTLPHDLAGRLEGKSSLGRLGLLTHSTAGFIDPGFSGHITLELSNVANLPITLWPGMKIGQLCLIRLSSPAEHPYGSEKVGSKYQGQRGPTPSKAYLNFIKND from the coding sequence GTGCTGCTCTCCGACCGCGACATCCGCTCCGAGATCGCTGACGGGCGCCTCGCCATCGATCCATTCGATCCTGCGCTCGTCCAGCCCTCCAGCGTCGACGTCCGGCTCGACAGTCTGTTCCGCGTGTTCAACAACACCCGGTACACCCACATCGACCCGGCCCAACGCCAAGACGAACTCACCACCCTCGTCCAACCGACCGAGGGCGAACCGTTCGTGCTGCACCCGGGTGAGTTCGTGCTGGGCTCCACCCTCGAGGTGTGCACCCTTCCCCACGACCTCGCAGGGCGCCTCGAAGGCAAGTCGTCGCTCGGTCGACTCGGCCTCCTGACCCACTCGACCGCCGGCTTCATCGACCCCGGCTTCTCCGGGCACATCACCCTGGAACTCTCCAACGTGGCCAACCTGCCGATCACGCTGTGGCCGGGCATGAAGATCGGTCAGCTGTGCCTCATCCGCCTCAGCAGCCCGGCCGAGCACCCCTACGGCAGCGAAAAAGTCGGCTCGAAGTATCAGGGACAACGCGGCCCCACCCCGTCCAAGGCGTACCTGAACTTCATCAAGAACGACTGA
- a CDS encoding sodium:solute symporter family protein translates to MSLQTVFSILIAVYFVLILVVGLRSNKKISTSSDYSVAVRNMGPVLGTMTFTATYVSALTVIGLVGSANGMGLALVPYTFVGLGCGLLFLVLLSSRVHRAGRTSESVPELPGKRYGDKTVRVTSAGTIVIAYFVYLIAQLFAVGILLSTTIGFKVWAVILVVGTIFVLYTLTGGMQAVARTDAYQLVVLVAAVLLTLVLVVTKVGSDGLSWSDGPGLSQFLGGPVPSAMLAFGWGLSWGLGVACMPNYLQRILSCPDVRTTRLVLGWGSAISFWLVNAPILVIGIGIAIIDPTMTGDSALPSFLLTHGGTIIAALALTGLISAVMSTTDSLLHVMGVYFGRDILCTLRKIDDDATALKLARISTGAIGALAVATATNMSFSPLPLILTFASYAVSLLAAGLFVPLFIGLLWSGASKTGAVASMVVGVIVLIVFEVLRKQGVVELHGIVPTLLCAIIAMVAGSLWDSRRSELTATESDETEQPVAVPTV, encoded by the coding sequence GTGAGTCTGCAAACCGTCTTCAGCATTCTGATCGCGGTCTACTTCGTTCTGATTCTCGTTGTCGGACTGCGGAGCAACAAGAAGATCAGCACATCGTCGGACTACAGTGTCGCCGTCCGGAACATGGGGCCGGTACTCGGCACGATGACCTTCACGGCCACTTACGTGTCCGCCCTGACCGTGATCGGTCTGGTCGGCTCCGCGAATGGCATGGGACTCGCGCTGGTCCCGTACACATTTGTCGGCCTCGGCTGCGGACTGTTGTTCCTCGTACTTCTGTCCAGTCGAGTCCACCGCGCCGGTCGTACGTCGGAGAGTGTCCCGGAGCTTCCGGGAAAACGTTACGGCGACAAGACAGTTCGCGTCACCTCGGCCGGCACCATCGTCATCGCCTACTTCGTCTACCTCATCGCACAGCTCTTCGCGGTAGGCATCCTGCTCTCCACGACGATCGGGTTCAAGGTGTGGGCCGTGATCCTGGTGGTCGGCACCATCTTCGTGCTCTACACCCTCACCGGCGGTATGCAAGCCGTCGCCCGGACCGACGCCTACCAACTCGTGGTGCTCGTGGCGGCAGTCCTGCTCACGCTCGTCCTGGTCGTCACCAAGGTCGGCAGCGACGGATTGAGCTGGAGCGACGGGCCCGGCCTGTCGCAGTTCCTCGGCGGACCGGTTCCGAGCGCAATGCTCGCGTTCGGTTGGGGCCTCTCGTGGGGACTCGGCGTCGCCTGCATGCCCAACTACCTTCAGCGCATCCTGTCCTGCCCGGACGTGCGGACCACCCGCCTCGTGCTCGGCTGGGGCTCGGCGATCTCGTTCTGGCTGGTGAACGCCCCGATCCTGGTCATCGGCATCGGTATCGCGATCATCGACCCCACCATGACGGGCGATTCGGCACTGCCGTCATTCCTGCTCACGCACGGCGGCACGATCATCGCGGCACTGGCACTGACAGGTCTGATCTCCGCGGTGATGTCGACGACCGACTCGCTCCTGCACGTCATGGGTGTGTACTTCGGTCGTGACATCCTGTGCACACTGAGGAAGATCGACGACGACGCGACAGCGTTGAAGCTCGCCCGGATCTCGACCGGTGCGATCGGCGCGCTGGCGGTCGCGACGGCCACGAATATGTCGTTCAGTCCGCTGCCGTTGATCCTCACGTTCGCGTCCTACGCGGTCTCACTCCTCGCAGCCGGCCTGTTCGTGCCGCTGTTCATCGGTCTGCTCTGGTCGGGGGCATCGAAGACCGGAGCTGTGGCCTCGATGGTTGTCGGAGTGATCGTGCTCATCGTGTTCGAGGTCCTGCGCAAGCAGGGGGTCGTCGAACTCCACGGCATCGTCCCCACGCTGCTGTGCGCGATCATCGCGATGGTCGCCGGATCGTTGTGGGACAGTCGCCGGTCGGAGTTGACGGCAACCGAATCCGACGAAACGGAACAACCGGTCGCGGTTCCCACCGTGTGA
- a CDS encoding UDP-glucose dehydrogenase family protein produces MKLTVIGCGYLGATHAACMAELGHDVVGIDIDPQKVDRLQAGDVPFFEPGLSDILRRNLDAGRLRFTTDHSVAADHASVHFIGVGTPQEVRGHRADLSHVHAAVDALVPTLRGTHVLIGKSTVPVGTCEELSQRISRLSAPGAEIELSWSPEFLREGFAVEDTLSPDRMVLGVGRLVDDPQVPQVESVAGQVVRDIYREVLETGIPFIETDWATAELVKVSANAFLATKISFINAMSELCEIAGADVGTLADAMGHDARIGRRFLNAGLGFGGGCLPKDIRALTARADEMGAPRAVGFLREVDAINMRRRSAAAELVAEALGGEVLGRNVAVLGTAFKPESDDVRDSPALAVAGRLALDGASVTVFDPQAMDNSRRVQPMLSYAASARAACDRADVVVVTTEWAEFVHMSPDELAPVVRHKRIVDARRCLDSRAWRSAGWDYRALGGPVPARKTETTSSFTQVNGSSSKAVPPVHVLG; encoded by the coding sequence ATGAAGCTCACGGTGATCGGTTGCGGCTATCTCGGCGCGACGCACGCGGCCTGCATGGCCGAACTCGGGCACGACGTCGTCGGTATCGACATCGACCCCCAGAAGGTCGATCGCCTGCAAGCCGGTGACGTCCCGTTCTTCGAACCCGGGCTCTCCGACATCCTCCGCCGCAACCTCGACGCCGGCCGGCTGCGTTTCACCACCGACCATTCGGTCGCCGCCGACCACGCCTCGGTCCACTTCATCGGCGTCGGCACCCCGCAGGAGGTGCGCGGTCACCGTGCCGACCTGTCCCACGTCCACGCGGCCGTCGATGCGCTTGTGCCCACGCTGCGAGGTACACACGTTCTGATCGGCAAGTCCACCGTCCCCGTCGGCACGTGCGAGGAACTCTCGCAACGAATCTCGCGCCTGTCGGCGCCGGGAGCCGAGATCGAGTTGTCGTGGAGTCCGGAGTTCCTGCGCGAGGGCTTCGCCGTCGAGGACACCCTCTCACCCGACCGGATGGTCCTCGGCGTCGGACGGCTCGTCGACGACCCGCAGGTCCCGCAGGTGGAATCCGTGGCCGGTCAGGTGGTCCGGGACATCTACCGCGAAGTCCTCGAAACCGGAATTCCGTTCATCGAGACCGACTGGGCCACTGCCGAACTCGTGAAGGTCTCAGCCAATGCTTTTCTCGCGACCAAGATCTCGTTCATCAACGCGATGAGCGAACTGTGCGAGATCGCCGGCGCCGACGTCGGGACGCTCGCTGATGCGATGGGGCACGACGCCCGGATCGGGCGACGATTCCTCAACGCAGGCTTGGGCTTCGGTGGAGGTTGCCTACCCAAGGACATCCGGGCGTTGACCGCCCGCGCCGACGAGATGGGCGCGCCCCGTGCGGTCGGGTTCCTGCGCGAGGTCGACGCCATCAACATGCGCCGACGCAGCGCCGCCGCGGAACTCGTGGCCGAAGCACTCGGGGGAGAGGTGCTGGGCCGCAACGTCGCCGTTCTCGGAACGGCCTTCAAGCCGGAGAGCGACGACGTCCGGGACTCTCCTGCGCTCGCCGTCGCCGGCCGCCTCGCGCTCGACGGTGCGTCGGTCACCGTCTTCGACCCGCAGGCCATGGACAATTCGCGCCGGGTGCAACCGATGCTGAGCTATGCCGCCTCGGCACGCGCGGCCTGCGATCGAGCGGATGTCGTCGTCGTCACGACCGAATGGGCCGAGTTCGTGCACATGTCGCCGGACGAACTCGCACCGGTGGTGCGGCACAAGCGCATCGTCGACGCCCGACGCTGCCTGGACTCCCGGGCCTGGCGGTCGGCGGGGTGGGACTACCGCGCGCTCGGCGGTCCCGTGCCCGCGCGAAAAACTGAGACAACCAGTTCGTTCACGCAGGTGAACGGCTCGTCGTCGAAAGCGGTTCCCCCCGTACACGTGTTAGGTTGA
- a CDS encoding metal-dependent hydrolase, which translates to MSTVDRQRTELSQTDQADPGPVELHARNVAFDWDDVPLHWIPGHPVASNFISVLNLLLPEGERWFVQTYNEALPLVADEELASRMRGFIGQEAMHAEAHDHVLWEFLDHHGIDPRPYQLQMEWIFRRVLGPATSGSTEARRKHLVERLWLIAALEHYTAVLGDFALNNNWVEAGAHPTMADLFMWHGAEEVEHRAVAHDVAAYFGDSYLRRGRAMLAVLPILLFLVQRGYRFIMKQDTSVSYNYIQKKWQFHRGVRANVLPPLRSIVFSTFSYFRPGFRPEQIGSTAQAVAYLASSPAARSAA; encoded by the coding sequence ATGAGCACCGTCGATCGTCAGCGTACAGAGCTGTCCCAGACCGATCAGGCCGATCCCGGACCCGTCGAGCTACACGCCCGTAACGTGGCGTTCGACTGGGACGACGTGCCCCTGCACTGGATTCCCGGTCACCCCGTGGCGTCGAACTTCATCAGTGTCCTGAATCTCCTTCTGCCGGAAGGCGAGCGCTGGTTCGTGCAGACCTACAACGAGGCGCTGCCGCTCGTCGCCGACGAGGAGCTCGCCTCCCGCATGCGGGGTTTCATCGGCCAGGAGGCCATGCACGCCGAGGCCCACGACCACGTGCTGTGGGAGTTCCTCGATCACCACGGCATCGATCCCCGCCCGTACCAGCTGCAGATGGAGTGGATTTTCCGTCGGGTTCTCGGTCCGGCGACGAGCGGTTCCACCGAAGCCCGACGCAAGCATCTCGTCGAACGGTTGTGGTTGATCGCGGCACTCGAGCACTACACCGCGGTGCTCGGCGATTTCGCGTTGAACAACAACTGGGTCGAGGCCGGTGCACACCCGACGATGGCCGACCTGTTCATGTGGCACGGCGCCGAGGAAGTGGAACACCGCGCGGTCGCGCACGATGTCGCGGCGTACTTCGGGGACAGCTACCTGCGCCGTGGGCGCGCGATGCTCGCCGTCCTCCCGATCCTGCTGTTCCTGGTGCAGCGTGGCTACCGGTTCATCATGAAGCAGGACACCTCGGTGTCCTACAACTACATCCAGAAGAAGTGGCAGTTCCATCGTGGGGTCCGGGCCAACGTCCTGCCGCCGCTGCGGAGCATCGTCTTCTCCACGTTCAGCTACTTCCGTCCCGGGTTCCGTCCGGAACAGATCGGCAGCACCGCCCAGGCCGTCGCCTACCTCGCTTCGTCGCCGGCCGCGCGCAGCGCCGCGTGA
- a CDS encoding NADPH-dependent F420 reductase translates to MKIGIIGAGFIGGTLTRRLTELGHEVHVSNSRSPETLSELATETGATAVWAKDAAKEADLVIVSIPQKNTPDLAPGILDARKPGAPVIETNNYYPQQRDGKIEAIENGTPESVWVSEHLGVPVYKVFNGIYWKHLLKKGLPDGAEGRIALPIAGDDPDGKTIVFAIVDELGFDPVDAGPLAESWRQQPGTPVYGKDFGVDDTIAALKEASPERTPEWRAA, encoded by the coding sequence ATGAAGATCGGGATCATCGGCGCAGGATTCATCGGCGGAACGCTGACTCGGCGACTCACCGAACTGGGACATGAGGTCCACGTATCGAATTCGAGGTCGCCCGAGACGCTTTCGGAGCTGGCAACAGAAACCGGCGCCACGGCGGTGTGGGCGAAGGACGCAGCCAAGGAGGCCGACCTCGTCATCGTGTCCATCCCGCAGAAGAACACGCCCGACCTGGCCCCGGGTATCCTCGACGCCCGCAAACCGGGTGCCCCGGTCATCGAGACCAACAACTACTACCCACAGCAGCGCGACGGGAAGATCGAGGCCATCGAGAACGGCACCCCGGAGAGCGTGTGGGTGTCCGAGCATCTCGGTGTGCCCGTATACAAGGTGTTCAACGGGATCTACTGGAAGCACCTGCTGAAGAAGGGGCTCCCGGACGGCGCCGAAGGCCGGATCGCACTTCCGATCGCCGGTGACGACCCGGACGGCAAGACGATCGTGTTCGCGATCGTCGACGAGCTCGGATTCGACCCGGTCGACGCCGGACCGCTCGCCGAGTCGTGGCGTCAGCAACCCGGAACACCCGTCTACGGCAAGGACTTCGGCGTCGACGACACGATCGCGGCACTCAAGGAAGCCTCCCCGGAACGCACCCCGGAGTGGCGCGCCGCCTGA